The proteins below come from a single Methanothrix thermoacetophila PT genomic window:
- a CDS encoding YcaO-related McrA-glycine thioamidation protein, whose product MRLRSCLKRYKKDTHRALPPEETLEIVEKKMPAAGITRVADITNLDRIGIPVFTSIRPTAEKGAISVYNGKGATPTEAKVSAIMEGIERYSAEVRNADLRTARFSELRENALNPAELILPRDADPDAVIPWVTGYDLMGDEEILVPANAVFHPLPSSYTRLFRTNTTGLASGNQLEEAIFHGLAEVVERDAWSIAEHARSMGPLLRYNGDGLAGELLEMFQRAEVQVYVRDITSDVGVPTFAAVSDDVKLKDPALLTAGMGTHTDPEVALLRALTEVAQSRLTQIHGAREDTVSAEFRRMMGYDRLKRLNRHWFEYEREEDFSSLNSYNTDDFLDDIRYMLDRLQTAGFERAIVVDLTASEIMVPVVRVIVPGLEISAVDPERVGKRCRDAKNRRVSGPKHAS is encoded by the coding sequence TTGCGACTTAGATCCTGCCTGAAGAGGTACAAGAAGGACACACATCGTGCTCTGCCTCCGGAGGAGACGCTCGAGATAGTAGAAAAGAAGATGCCTGCAGCTGGAATAACAAGAGTCGCGGACATAACCAACCTCGACCGGATAGGCATACCGGTCTTCACTTCCATAAGACCAACAGCGGAGAAGGGTGCGATATCTGTTTACAATGGAAAGGGCGCGACTCCAACCGAGGCGAAGGTCTCCGCCATAATGGAGGGCATCGAGAGGTACTCTGCCGAGGTTCGGAATGCCGATCTCAGAACTGCCAGGTTCTCCGAGCTCAGGGAGAACGCGCTGAATCCGGCGGAGCTCATACTGCCGAGAGATGCCGATCCAGATGCGGTGATTCCGTGGGTGACAGGATATGATCTCATGGGGGATGAGGAGATCCTGGTTCCGGCGAATGCTGTATTCCATCCGCTGCCCTCGAGCTACACGCGTCTGTTCAGGACAAACACCACAGGTCTCGCATCTGGGAACCAGCTGGAGGAGGCGATCTTCCATGGGCTCGCAGAGGTCGTTGAGAGGGATGCGTGGTCGATAGCAGAGCACGCCAGGAGTATGGGGCCGCTGCTCCGATACAACGGCGATGGCCTTGCAGGGGAGCTTCTTGAAATGTTCCAGCGCGCAGAGGTCCAGGTTTACGTGAGGGACATAACGAGCGATGTGGGTGTTCCAACATTCGCCGCGGTCTCGGATGATGTGAAGTTGAAGGATCCCGCGCTTCTGACAGCTGGAATGGGAACGCATACCGATCCGGAGGTGGCGCTGCTGAGAGCGCTCACAGAGGTCGCACAGAGCCGTCTCACGCAGATACACGGCGCCCGGGAGGATACTGTGAGCGCCGAATTCAGGCGCATGATGGGTTATGACAGGCTGAAGCGCCTGAACAGGCACTGGTTTGAGTACGAACGCGAGGAGGATTTCAGCTCCTTAAACTCTTACAATACCGATGATTTTCTTGATGACATAAGATACATGCTCGATCGGCTTCAGACCGCAGGATTTGAGAGGGCGATAGTTGTGGACCTCACGGCTTCTGAGATAATGGTGCCAGTGGTCAGGGTGATAGTGCCCGGGCTGGAGATATCGGCTGTGGATCCGGAGAGGGTCGGCAAGCGGTGCAGGGATGCCAAGAATCGTCGTGTTTCTGGGCCCAAGCATGCCTCATGA
- a CDS encoding methionine adenosyltransferase yields the protein MLDTLITFRNFELPRFEVVERKCTGHPDTLADGISESISRELCRIYMEEFGEIMHHNVDKVLIIGGRAEPQFGGGRILEPPAIVVGGRATSVRSSMSDVVREAASSYLRKAVRHLNEFVVEPRTREGAPELRSLIGRGANDTSIGSGFAPLRPLESMVLEIDRMLEGMKGVGEDRKIMAVRFDDRVKVVVAAAAISRYMFSMDDYIEMKSRIRETIQSACDVEVDVNAADHDSNIFLTVTGTSAEMGDDGATGRGNRANGLITPMRPMTMEAVAGKNPVNHVGKIYNVIAQRAAEDISKLDGVQEAYVTLVSRIGSPLDQPLMKALSIAGSESAGYEAESILEDWLGRAESLVDEFVSGRIRIF from the coding sequence ATGTTGGATACACTCATCACATTCCGAAACTTTGAGCTTCCTCGATTTGAGGTTGTGGAGAGAAAGTGCACAGGGCATCCGGATACACTTGCAGATGGGATCTCAGAGTCGATATCCAGGGAGCTCTGCAGGATCTACATGGAGGAGTTCGGGGAGATCATGCACCACAACGTGGACAAGGTCCTCATCATAGGTGGAAGGGCAGAGCCCCAGTTCGGAGGCGGCCGGATACTTGAGCCGCCTGCCATCGTGGTCGGCGGCCGGGCAACCTCTGTGAGATCCTCCATGAGTGATGTCGTAAGAGAGGCTGCGTCCTCGTATCTGAGAAAAGCTGTAAGACACCTGAACGAGTTTGTGGTGGAGCCCAGAACACGGGAGGGGGCTCCAGAGCTGAGGAGCCTCATCGGTAGAGGCGCCAATGATACATCCATCGGATCCGGGTTCGCGCCCCTCCGACCGCTCGAATCGATGGTCCTGGAGATCGACCGCATGTTAGAGGGAATGAAGGGGGTTGGAGAGGACAGAAAGATCATGGCTGTCAGGTTTGATGACCGAGTGAAGGTGGTTGTGGCCGCAGCCGCCATCTCGAGGTACATGTTCTCCATGGACGATTACATCGAGATGAAATCCCGCATAAGGGAGACGATACAGAGCGCTTGCGATGTGGAGGTCGATGTCAATGCTGCAGATCATGATTCCAACATCTTCCTCACGGTGACAGGAACGTCCGCTGAGATGGGGGATGATGGCGCCACAGGCAGGGGCAACCGCGCGAACGGACTGATCACTCCGATGAGACCCATGACCATGGAGGCGGTCGCGGGCAAGAACCCCGTGAACCACGTCGGCAAGATATACAATGTGATAGCTCAGCGCGCAGCCGAGGATATATCAAAACTTGATGGTGTCCAGGAGGCATATGTAACGCTGGTGAGTAGAATCGGCTCTCCTCTCGATCAGCCGCTCATGAAGGCATTGAGCATCGCAGGCTCAGAAAGTGCAGGATACGAGGCAGAGTCGATACTGGAGGACTGGTTGGGAAGAGCAGAAAGTCTTGTAGATGAGTTCGTATCCGGCAGGATCAGGATATTCTGA
- a CDS encoding TfuA-related McrA-glycine thioamidation protein, producing MPRIVVFLGPSMPHDEARSILDADYRPPARRGDVLAAARDGADLICLIDGVFFQDSSVAHKEILEALRMGVRVIGASSMGALRAAEMDVYGMEGVGEIYRAYRSGEIVADDEVALVFDPVTLAPLSEPLVNIRHNLRLAVSEGWIDKQTAADLLDIARSRYFPSRSYENLMKDAAGRVPEEKLLQFRRFLESRRADLKREDAIRALRRAAEVARELQLQ from the coding sequence ATGCCAAGAATCGTCGTGTTTCTGGGCCCAAGCATGCCTCATGATGAGGCGCGCTCCATACTCGATGCAGATTATCGGCCGCCAGCAAGGCGCGGCGACGTTCTCGCCGCTGCAAGAGATGGCGCGGACCTGATATGCCTGATAGATGGCGTCTTCTTCCAGGACTCATCCGTGGCGCACAAGGAGATCCTCGAGGCGCTGCGGATGGGTGTGAGGGTCATCGGCGCCTCCAGCATGGGTGCTCTGAGGGCAGCTGAGATGGATGTCTACGGGATGGAGGGCGTCGGCGAGATCTACAGGGCATACAGGAGCGGGGAGATAGTCGCTGATGATGAGGTCGCTCTGGTCTTCGATCCCGTCACGCTAGCGCCCCTTTCAGAGCCGCTCGTCAACATACGCCACAACCTCAGGCTTGCCGTGAGTGAAGGATGGATCGATAAGCAGACCGCTGCGGATCTGCTGGATATTGCTAGATCCAGGTACTTCCCGTCCAGGAGCTACGAGAATCTGATGAAGGATGCAGCCGGCAGGGTCCCTGAGGAGAAGCTTCTCCAGTTCAGGAGATTTCTTGAGAGCAGACGAGCGGATCTCAAGAGGGAGGACGCCATAAGGGCGCTCAGGAGGGCTGCGGAGGTTGCCAGGGAGCTGCAGCTCCAGTGA